Proteins from a single region of Arctopsyche grandis isolate Sample6627 chromosome 1, ASM5162203v2, whole genome shotgun sequence:
- the Dus4 gene encoding dihydrouridine synthase 4: protein MNTKPKTDINELFATAKKNDTFLKVCAPMVRYSKLQFRSLVKQYGVDLCFSPMILADSFCHSSKARYNEFATSTSDTPLIVQFAAKTTHDFVGASKLIYPYADGVDLNCGCPQRWAMKDGYGCSLLTQPEIIHDLVRNFKNNLPNDISVSVKIRLLNDLKDTIELCRRLEKCGVNFLTVHGRKVWQKSSENADISSLKDVKQSISIPFIANGNVKSNDDAKHVFETTGCDGVMAAQGLLSNPAMFACETSTTLKCIQDWVDICHDQKDSMIFQCFHHHLVFMMDKFLRKKQKQVFNNLTNHSAVYDFLEQHLGIKPNSIDEDVIGEKVICVYDDIEYSLLKKMYGNQEDNALCENNEYNSQQTHGKYFMNTISKTYCDLDNMDCTLFDET, encoded by the exons ATGAATACTAAACCTAAAACCGACATCAATGAACTATTTGCGACTGCGAAAAAAAATGACACATTTCTAAAAGTGTGCGCCCCAATGGTTCGCTACAGCAAATTGCAATTCAGATCCTTAGTCAAGCA ATATGGAGTCGACCTTTGCTTCTCACCTATGATATTAGCCGATTCATTTTGTCACAGTTCAAAAGCTCGTTATAATGAATTCGCAACGAGTACTTCCGACACTCCATTGATAGTCCAATTCGCTGCTAAAACTACACATGACTTTGTAGGAGCTTCCAAATTGATTTATCCTTATGCCGACGGTGTCGATCTCAACTGTGGATGTCCACAACGCTGGGCAATGAAGGACGGCTACGGATGCAGTCTTCTAACCCAACCGGAAATAATCCACGATCTAGTACGCAACTTTAAAAACAACTTACCTAATGACATAAGCGTGTCGGTGAAAATACGGCTGCTGAACGATTTGAAAGACACGATAGAACTGTGTCGAAGGTTGGAAAAGTGCGGTGTTAACTTTCTGACCGTCCATGGAAGGAAGGTGTGGCAAAAGAGCAGCGAAAACGCTGATATCTCATCGCTAAAAGACGTCAAGCAATCAATATCCATTCCGTTCATAGCCAATGGTAATGTTAAATCGAATGACGATGCGAAGCACGTATTCGAAACCACCGGTTGCGATGGAGTGATGGCGGCTCAAGGGTTGCTCTCGAATCCAGCAATGTTCGCGTGTGAGACGAGCACAACGTTGAAATGCATTCAAGATTGGGTAGACATATGTCACGATCAGAAGGATTCAATGATTTTTCAATGCTTTCATCATCATCTAGTGTTTATGATGGATAAGTTTTTACGGAAAAAACAGAAACAAGTCTTCAACAACTTGACAAATCATTCAGCAGTGTATGATTTCTTGGAGCAGCATCTCGGAATCAAACCGAATTCTATCGACGAAGATGTAATTGGCGAAAAagttatatgtgtgtatgacgATATTGAATATTCACTTCTGaagaaaatgtatggaaaccaAGAAGACAATGCACTATGTGAGAATAATGAATACAATTCTCAACAAACGCACGGAAAATACTTTAtgaatacaatttcaaaaacttaTTGCGATTTGGATAACATGGATTGTACGTTGTTTGATGAAACTTAA